One Thiocapsa sp. genomic window, CTTTCTGGCGCACTGCAAGCGGACCCTGGCGTCCTTTCAGCAAACCGACCTGGCCTTTCTGTTGCCGCCGCGTCAGCGCACCAAGGCGCGCTTCATGCACGTCGACACCCATGTCGAGTGGGCGCAAAACCTGCTCGCCTACCAGGAGCGGGGAGATTTCAGTGCCGTTCGGCCCACCTGCGTTCTGACGGTCGCCGCCCGGGACCACCTGCGCGACCGTTTGGGCGTCGCCCGCGTGCGTCCCCTGCACGTGCTGCTGGGCCATCGGCATCCCGACAAGGCAGCCTTCTGCGAGGCCATTCAGGCGGCGTCCGACCTGCAGCTCACGGATCTGGACGACGCCTTTTGGGATCTCGCCGACACCGGCCGCGCCCGCTTCCTGGAGGGCTTCGCTTGGGCGAGTGCCTATCGCGAAGATCTGGCGATCTATGCGCAGATGATGGAACAGTCCAAGGCCATCCAGAGCGTTCTCAAGTCCGAGGGACTGCACGCCGGCGTCTGCGCATCGCTTCAATCCACACTCGCTCCGCGCACCGCGCTCGCTCCGCGAGCCGCCCGCTTTACCGACCGGGTCTTGGAACAGGTCGAGGTACAAGCCGCCAAGATCCCGCCCGGCGCAACCTGGCTGGCGTCCTCCGACATCATCGAATCGGTGTTCGGGAAATACAAAACCTTCACCGCACGCGGCCCCCTCAAGGAGATCGGCCGGCTGGTGTTGGCGATTCCCGCCTTCCTCACCGATCTGACGGGCCCGCTCATTCACGAGGCGATGACCTCGGTGCGTACCCTGGATGTCGAGCACTGGGTCAAAGCGCATCTCGGCGACTCCATGCTGGCCCGGCGACGACAGGCGTTCAAGGCGCCGAAGCTCGACATGAAAACGGCATGAAGGTTTTGATGGGAAAGACCGGGGGATTGAACATCCTAGCCCTAGCCAGGGTGATTGCTCGATGGTCCGGGCGAGTTGTTCACCGGATTCGTCGTTGCCCCAAACCAAGGCGTTGCGTTGAAGGTGCTTTTGGCTGATCGCGTACTGAAAGATGCGCCGTGCGAGGATGCGCCAACCGCTTAAGAGTACGGGCGTTGCGAGGACCCATGCGCCGGTCGCCACGCGTGAGAAGCTGCTGGTGTCCTTGAACATGTAAGCCAGCAGCAGCAGAACGAGCAGGGTCTGCATCCACACGAAGAGGATCTGAAAAAACTGCCGAGTCGCTGTCTCGCCTCGCCATGGCCGATAGATGCCCGCGATCTCGCCGATCATAACGAAAAGGATCACGGCGGCAAGCACGGCATTGGTGTATCTGATGTTCCATTCGTGGACGTCGTAAACTGCGATTGCAACCGCGAGCACGGACAGGATCACAAGGGCATCGAAAACCTTGGACAGAAAGACCAGCGTGCGGTCGGAGCGCGGTACCCCGTGCTCGCGGAAGATATCCGATTGACCGTGAATCAACGTGTATCCTCCATGGAGAATTAACGGGCATCCTGAAAGGGGTTCGGGATCTGATCGGGCTGCGGTGCAACGCCCTGTGCGCGCATGGGTGTCGGCGGCTCGAGGTCCGGAGTGCGGCGGCGGGAGCGGCGCTCGGTCGTGGTTTCGAGCCGCTCGGGAGGCATAAAGAAGATGCCGGCCAGGAAGGCGAGCACGGCCTGGTTCGCCGGGATGGCGAGGTTGTAGTCGACCAGCTCGTGGAGGGCCAGGACCAACAGGCCGACGCCCGCTCCGGCTTGCAGGAAGCGGGAGCGCGACCAGTGGCCGCGCACATAGACGCGTGTCCATTGATGGGCGTAAAAGGCAAGCGCGACGAGGATGATGACCGCAGCGATGAGACCCGCGTCCGAGATCCACTCCAGGTAGTCGTTGTGGGCGTGGTTGGCGAGCAGTCCGCCGAACTGGATCGGCTGGACAGGCAAGAAGGCGCTCGGGAAGGTCCCCGGGCCGCTGCCGACAGGTAAGAGCTCGCCGAGACGTAAGAGCGTTGCGGAGAAAAGGTCCACGCGCGCGTCCTCGACGACCCCCGTCACCGTGAAGCGATCGAGCACCGGGGCTAGTCCGATGGCGACGCCGAATCCCAGCGTGACGGCGACGACGGTACCGGTGATGCCGAAGGTATTGCTTCCGCCGATGCGACGCGCGAACAGCAGTGTGGTGAGGATCAGGCCCAGCATGCCCATGGCGATGCCCATCCGGGAGCGGGTGAAGACCAGCCCCACGAGGATGAGCAGGGCGACGGCACCGTACAGGATGGCGGCGTTGCCGTGCGTCGAGCCGAGGAAGCGTGCGCGCCGGCGCCATGTGCCTGAACGCGGTCCGCCGGTCGAGTCCTCGTGGCCCAGGTTGTAGTAGAGCATCGCCAGCGCGAGTGGCAGCATCATCGCCAGCAGTCCGGCGAGGTGGTTGCGATTGGCGTAGGTGCCGGTGGCGGAGTCCGGATGTCCGCCGGGGACGGCCATCAGCATCGCGCCGCTTTGGACGGTTCCGAATTGGATCAGACCCAGGATGGCTTGGACCAGGGCGACACCGAGCAGGACCTTCACCAGCAGCAACAGGCCGCGGCTGTCCAGCGAGCGCGTGCCGACGAAGACGGCGAGGGGGATGAGCAGGCTCAGGCCGGCGGCGACCGTGAGGTCCGGGTGGATCGACAGGGGTTTCCACGCGGAGGACGTGTCGAGCGAGAGAAGTGCCTCGCCCGCGACGTAGAGATCGCGACCCGGCAGGCCGTTGACGAACGCGCCGGGCAGCGGGATGAGATAGAGGATCGGGACGAGGCCGAGGAGCACGAGGATGCCGAACTCGACGCGGGACAGGGGAACCGCCCGGGGTGTCCAGAGGGTCACGACCAGGATGACGATCCCGAGCCATTGCAGCATCAGCGAGGCCAGCGGGGTGTTGCCGGCCCGAAAGACCGGTGCGAGGACCAGCGTTACGATCAGTAAGCCGATGATCGCCTTGTAAAATGGGTGGCTGGAGCTGGCCGGGTTTGCGTACTGCATCTGTCTCAATCCGTTGATCGCGTCTCGTTAGGTTAGAACTCTAACATCCTAATGGGGCGATTAGTAAAGGGGCGAGGGATGGAATGGGAGCGTTCTCGGACGAGATGTGGGTGGCGGGCGTGGGTTGGCATCCTTCGTTTTCGCGGAGAGCCTTTCGCTGCATGGGTGATGGCGGGGGCCATGGGGCCTCGCGGAGTGGTGAAATGAGCTGACGCGTTTGAGCCGTGGCGCGGAGCGCCTTCGGCATGCGTGACACCGCAGAGCGATGTCACGAGAAGTGCAGGAAGCAGTCTCGCGAGAAAACCCCTACAGTTGACAACTGCTCCAGACGCCCTACACGCGACACCGTTCCGAACGCCCTACACGCGACACCGCTCCAGTCGCCCTACACGGCTACCCGCTACTCGTGACACCACTCGTGACACCGCTCCGCGGTGTCACGCATCCCCCCGGCGCTCCGCGCCACGATCGGGGCTACCGGCACCTAAACCCTAAACCCTAAACCCTAAACCCTAAACCCTAAACCCTACTCGTGACACCGCTCCGCGGTGTCACGCATCCCCCGGCGCTCCGCGCCACGATGCGTTTACGAGGAGCTGGGCTAGCTGGTAAATTACACGAACCGTTAATCGGAGAGCACAGAAGCAGGAGGCATTTGATGTCCCGTACTCGGTACCATTTCGGTCCAGCCGACCATCCGCATTTTCTGACCTGCACCCTGGTTGAGTGGTTGCCGATCTTCACGCGTCCGGAGACCGCGCAGGTGCTGTTCGACGCTTGGGCTTACCAGCAAAAACACGAGGGCTTGCGCCTCTACGGTTTCGTTGTGCTGGAGAATCATCTCCACGCGGTTGCGCAGGCTCCTGATCTTCCCGGGACTTGGGCGCGCTTTAAGTGATTTCCGGGAAAGCATCGACCAACATGTAGGGGCGACTTTAGTCGCCCGGTAAGCATTGGCAACACGCACGGCCGGGATGATCATTCCCGGAAATCGCCTTAAGTCCTATACGGCGCGGCGTCTCATCGATCTTTTACGTGAGAAGGGGGCTCGGCTGTTCCTGGAGCGGATGGAGATGCTGCGACAGAAGCTTGAATATATTCACAACAATCCCGTCAAGCGGGGCTTCGTCGATGCCCCGGAGCATTGGCGCTGGTCCAGTGCTCGCGGTTACGCGGGCGGTCGTGGGGTGGTGGAGGTTTATACCGGGTGGTGACGTGGTGACTCGTGGCGCGGAGCGCCAGGGGCATGCGTGACACCGCGGAGCGGTGTCACGAGTATCGAGAGGGGGTGTCACGAGTATCGAGAGGGGGTGTCGCGAGTATCGAGAGGGGGTGTCGCGAGTATCGAGCGGAGCGGGGGTGTCGCGAGTGTGGCCACGCTCGTCAGACCGGCCACCCAAAACATCAGTCGCTCGTGACACCCGCTCCGCGGTGTCACGCATGCCCCGTGGCGCTCTGCGCCAAGCGCCAAGCGCCAAGCGCCAAGCGCCAAGCGCCAAGTGCCACGATATGTCGCGAGAGGATTGCACGGAATGGTTATGGGCGAGTTGACTTCGGGGCGTCGCGGGACGAGCCGAGCAGGCGGGAGAGCCAGCCTTGCTTTGGTTGGTGACGCGGATGCGGGACGTGGTCGGGATCGAGCATGGGCGGCGGCGGGATGTCGGCGGGTGCACGGTTGTCGATGATGGCTTGCGGTCGGTCGTTGACGAGGCGGTCGGCTTCGGCGTCGCCGACCCAGCGGGCGGCGGCATCGCGTCCTTCGGCGAGGAGCGGGGGGCGATGGCGGGTGTCGTGCGAGTCGGTGGCGAGGATGTGAACGAGGCCCTCCTCGAGCATCCGCTCGCCCCAGTACTTGGGTGTCCGCCCGAAGCGGCCGGTGAGGGCACCGGCGGTGACCTGAATCCAGGCGCCTTGTCGGGCCGCTTGGACGAACCAGGGGTAATGCTCGTCGTCGAGCCAGGTAAGACGTTCGGGGTGGGTGATCACGGGGACATAGCCCGAGGAGAGGCTGTCGTGAATCGACTCATGGAACCGCACGGGCACCGTGTGGTGCGGGGGCTCGAACAGGAAGTAGCGTGTGCCGTGCAGGGTTGGGTGCGTGCCGCGTTGCAGCCCGGCGATCAACTCGGGGACGAGTTGGATGTCAGCGCCCTCGGTAAGGATGAGCGGAAGGTCTGCTTCGGCGAGTGCTCGGCGCAAGCCTGCGATGGCGTGCCGGATGCCCTCGGCGCGGTTTTCGAACAGGCCGGGGTAGATGTGCGGGGTGCAGGCCGTCATCGCGATGCCGTCTGCCAGGGCGATCCGTGCCATTTCCAGCGAGACCGACAGATCCGGCGCACCGTCGTCGATGCCGGGAAGGATGTGGCAGTGTAGGTCGATCATCGTGGGCTGCTCCTGAGTTTCGTGACAGGCGCCCCGAAACCCCGCGTGCTACGCTTGCGTCGGTCGCGCGCGATTCCGGGGCGACATTCCTTAGGCACGGGGATCGGTCTGGATCATTTGCCGAAGGTCGGCGCTTGGTTATTCAAGGATACGTCAGCCGGGCTTGTCCGTCTCGCCGGCATCGCTCGTTCAACCGCCGCCTGAACCTTAAAGCGGCTCCTGGCTCGTTCTCGTGACACCGCTCAGCGGTGTCACGCATGCTTTAAGGCGATTTCCGGGAATGATCATCCCGGCCGTGCGTGTTGCCAATGCTTACCGGGCGACTAAAGTCGCCCCTACATGTTGGTCGATGCTTTCCCGGAAATCACCTAAGTTCTCGTGACATCGCTCAGCGGTGTCACGCATGCTTTAAGGCGATTTCCGGGAATGATCATCCCGGCCGTGCGTGTTGCCAATGCTTACCGGGCGACTAAAGTCGCCCCTACATGTTGGTCGATGCTTTCCCGGAAATCACCTAAGTTCTCGTGACATCGCTCAGCGGTGTCACGCATGCCCCCGGCGCTCTGCGCCACGTGCCGCTCTAGCCCGAGTCACGAACGAAGCCCTTTGGTCGAGCACCGAGGGTTGGGGCTCGGGCGCTGGTCACAACGGACCGAACGGGCCTCGGGTGGAATCACGTGCCGAAGGGGCAATGAGATTTTGCCGTCGGTATGATCTTGGGATAGCCTAGAGTTGGCCTGGGTTCCCGCAGATGGAACGGTTGCGACGCATCCGTCGGTCGGGCGACGCCCCGCTCGATTCCGAGAAAGTGTAGGGTGGAACAGCGCACTGCGGTCGATCTAGACCGGACGGAGTGGTAGCGGGGAGGTCACATCGAGCCGGCTTGGTTTGTTGATCCGGTCGCGGCGACACGCGGCGCGGAGCGCCGGGGGCATGCGTGAGACCTCGGAGCGGTGCCACGCGAGCTTAAAGCGAGGCCAGCCGGGCTCGCTGCGGAGCAATGTTTTTACGACAATGGACGGAAGAATTCAACAATGCTGAAGTCTTTTTGGCTTGTGCTCGCGGTCTTGGTATTCCTCGGTGGTTGTTCGTCGGGATCTTCGCCGTCGGGCTCTGCACTGGCTGGTTCCGAGATGGGGGCAGTCCCGACATCGGGGACGCTGCAGCCTGAAGCGGCTGCGCCGTCTCAAGGCGGGACGCTGGTGCCTGCTGTGGTGGGTCTTCCGCCGCCGGCGACGAGCAGCTCGGCGGCGACCTACCTGATCGGTGCGGGCGACCTGATCCAGGTGGATGTCTTCAAGGTTCCGGATTTGTCCACGAAGGAGCGGGTGAACGAGGCCGGGGTGATCGTGATGCCCCTGATCGGCCCGGTGGTGGTCGGTGGTTTGACGCCGGAACAGGCAGGACGGGTCATTGCGGCCGAATTGACGAAGGACCATCTGCAGAATCCGCAGGTCAACGTGCTGGTCCTCGAGTATGCGAACATGAACATCACGGTCGGCGGTGCGGTGAAGAAGCCGGGCGTGTTTCCGATGAAGGGTCAGACCACGTTGCTTCAGGCGATCTCGTTGGCCGAGGGGATCAGCGAGGTGGCGAAACCGGAGGAGGTCGTGGTCTTCAGATCGTTGCCCGGACAGTCCGTCAGTGCCTACGTGGTCGATTTGAGAAAGGTTCAGCGCGGCGATCTCGTCGATCCGGTGCTCGCGGTCAACGACAAGGTGATGGTGCCGGAATCGGGTTCGGCAGTCTTCGTGAAGAATATGACCGGTGCCTTGCGCGGGTTTGTCTCGCTCAATCCGCTTTATTACTGAGGCCGCCTGGAGCGGGGTGGATGCTCGGCGCGGACTCGCTCATAAACCCGGCCACTTGGCTGATGGGGGCGGGTAGGGTGGACAAGCGCAGCGCAGACCACCAACGCCGGCGCAGGGCTCGGTGGACGTCACTCTCGCTCGTCGACCCTACCGGTCTTAATGAACAAGGCCCGCTGGGCTCATCCACCCCGGGGTCTCGCGTGGTATTTCACTTTCGTTTCTGCTGGACTTCGGCGCTTGCCCGCAAGGCATTGCATGCGCCGGCACAACGTCGTTCTCGATGGACATGGACTCGATGACTAGCCCGAATCAATCGCTCGCCCCCGAAGGTCCTCACCAACCGCTGCAGGCCGCGCAGCGGTCGCGCCTGCCGAGTGTGGGTGTCAGATTGCCCGAACCGCCCGTCCGCGACGAGGATGTGATCGATCTGCGCGAGCTCTGGGCCGTGCTGATGCGGCGTCGGTGGTTGATCATCTCGGTGGTGAGCTTGGCGGCGATCCTGGCCCTGGTGGCGACCTTCGTCATGACGCCGATCTACCGCAGCACCTTGCTCCTGCAGATCGAGACCACAGGCAATCGCGTGGTGGACTACGGGAGTGTCACGCAGGAGGAGACAACGGGCTATCGGGCCAACATGGACTTCTACCGGACCCAGTACGAGCTGCTCAAGAGCAACACCCTCGCGCGCAGGGTCATCGACCAGCTCGGCTTGGTGCCGATGGATGCCGATGAGGAGGGTCCGTCCTTCTTCGGGGATATGGGGACGATGGCGAAGGCGTGGGTGTCTTCCATGTCGGGGGCATCCGCGACGGGCGATGCGCTCTCCGGGGTCGACCCCGAGCAGGCGCAGCGGATGAACGAGGAGATCGCGTTGCTCGAGCAGTTGACGATCGAGCCGGTGCGCGACTCGCGTCTGGTGCGGATCCACTACGACAGCCCCGGTCCGGTCGAGGCTGCGGAGGTGGCCAACGCGGTTGCGACCAACTTCATCAACCTGAACCTCGAGCGGCGTTACGACGCCTCGTCCTTCGCGAAGCGCTTCCTCGAGGAGCAGCTCGCGCAGGCGCGGGCGACCTTGGAAGAATCGGAGAAGCGTTTCGTGGCCTATGCGCGCGAGCGCGAAATCGTGGACACCGACAACCGCCTGCAGATCACGCTCGACAATTTGCGCGAAATGAATTCCCAGTTGATCAAGGCCCAGGGGGCACGGATCGAGGCAGAGGCGGTGTACTTCGGCATCGTGAATGCCGGCGGCGCCGGCAGCGCGGCCGGGGTTTTGGAGAGCAAGCTTATTCAGAGTCTGAAGGAGCGCCGCGGCACCATGGAGGCGGACTACCGCGACCAGTTGCAGGTCTTCAAACCCAATTATCCGAGCATGCGGCAGCTCAAACAGCAGATCGACGAGCTGGATCAGCAGATCGCCCGCGAGACCTCGGCGATCGCCGGCGGCGTGAAGGCGCAGTACGAGGCCAAGTCGCTCGAGGAGGCCAAGCTCTCCAAACGCATCATGGAGCTGAACGAGGAGGCGCTGGCGTTGCAGGACCGCAGCACGGACTTCGAGACGCTGAGACGCGAGGTCACCACCAACCGCGAGCTTTACGACGGACTGCTCCAGCGGGTGAAGGAAGTCGGTGTGGCCGCCGGGATCGGGGAGAACAACATCTCGATCGTCGATGCGGCCCGTGTGCCCATTGCCCCCTTCAAGCCGAGTCTGAAGCTCAATCTGGCCATCGCGATCGCGCTGGGCGGCTTCATCGGCGTGCTTGCGGCCTTCCTGCTTGAGGCCCTCGACGATACGGTCCGGGGTGCCGAGGACGTCGAGGGGCTGGTCGGTGCACCTGTGCTGACCCTGATCCCCAAGGTCGACGCGCGTGAACTGGGTTTGCAGGACGAAGAGCTCGGCCTGCTCGCCTTCCGGGACCCGAAGAGTTCGGTCGCCGAGTCGGTGCGTTCACTGCGCACCCAGTTGTTGTTTTCGACGTCCGACGGTGCCCCCGACATCCTGCACTTTACAAGCGCGGGCCCTGGCGAAGGCAAGACAACCACGGCCATCAATACGGCGATTGCGTTTGCACAGGCGGGCAACACCGTCCTGCTGATCGACTGCGACTTGCGCAACCCTTCGTTGCAGCGTGCGTTCACCTTGCCCAACACGAATGGTCTGACGAACTATCTGGCAGGCAGTGCGAAGCCGCTCGAGATCTCGCAGGCGACCATGGTGACGCGCCTCTTTGCGATTACCAGCGGGCCGCTCCCGCCGAACCCGGTCGAGCTGCTCGCGAGTGCGAAAATGCTGGATCTGTTGAGCGTTGCCGCCGAGCGTTTCGACATCGTGATCATCGACGGGCCACCCGTGATCGGGCTTGCCGATGCGCTGATCCTCGCGAATCTGGCGAAGGCGACGATCTTCATCGTGGATGCCCAGTCGACGCACCGACGCGAGATCGCAAGTGCCGTGAAACGCCTGAGACAGGCGAATGCGCACCTGCTCGGGGCCGTCCTCGCGAAGGTCGGGCGCGCAGGCAAGGGCTACGGCTACGGCTACGGCTACGACTACATGTATAGCTACGGCGGCCGGGGCGATCAGACGAATCTGCCGCAGCAGAGTCCGGCTTAGCCGGCGCGATCATGGCCGCCCCGCTGGTCGCGCTCGCGCTCGACTATTACCGAGACCCGCTTGCGTATCGGCATCTTGCCGAGGTCGAGCGTCCTTTGCCGCGAGGATTCAGCGCCTTGTTGGCCGAGTTCTGCTCGGCGCTCTCCTCGGCGCGGATCGCGCAGACCGCCGCGCAGCTCGTGGTCGATCCGGACGAGACTGGAAGAGGCTGCACGGTTCTTCGTGCGACATGTGCTGCTGAGTCCGGAGGGTGATTATTATCGCCATCTGGGGCTGAATCGGGATGTGCCTCAGGAGTCCATCCGGCATCACTATCAACTCTTGATCCGGATGTTTCACCCGGATCGGGTCGACGCCTCGACCGAGGTCGGTGCCTTTTACGCGACACGTATCAACCTGGCCTATCAGACGCTAGGTGACCCCGAGACGCGGTCGGCCTACGACCGGGGTTTGCCGGAGCTCGCTGTCGGCTTCACCGAGACGGATCCCGCATGGTTTTTTCGGCCGAGTCTGCCCGTACTTGCCGGGAAGCGTTCGGGCCGGGCCCCGCGCGGTCAGGGTGCGCGCGGACGCCCCCGACGTGTCGGCGTGATCCTGGTCGGTGCGGTGATGCTCGGCGCACTGGTGCTCGGGTCAGGCTATGCGCTGATCCAGTCCAACCAGAAGCCGACGCTGCGCCTCGCTGCGAGCGGCAGCGGGAATACTTCGGCTCCGCTGCCGAGCTATCTCGCGCCTTCGGCCCGGATGTCGGGATCCGGCGATCGGACCGCGGTCGACCCGCTCCCGCCGATCGAGCCTACCCCTGTCGACAATGCCTTGTCCGAGCAGGATCGCACCGGGATCCGTGCCGTCGAGGATGCACCCGTGCGTTTAGCCGCGGTAACGGCGGGCGTTCCGGTGTCTACAACCGCACCACCGACCCCGACAACGATCGTGGCCCCGAGCGCGACTGCGAACAGCGTGACGCCCGAGGAGACGATCGATGCCGGTCGGCTGCGGGTTAATGAAATCGAGGTCGGCCGATTCGAATCGGGTCGGGTGGTGCGTGCGCTTCCGCATGAGGATCTCGCGAAGGCGCGTGAGCCCGAGGCGCTGGTGATTCCGCCCGTTTCGGCCGCGGCCTCGTTGGCTGGAGACGTCCCGCCGCCGAAAGCGATCGAGCCGGAAAGGCCCGCGGAGCCGACGCGTTTGTCGACCGCGCCGACGCGAAGGGTGGATCCGGTACCCCGACAGCCCGAGACGGGTTCGGCAGTGGTGCTCAAGTCGGAGTCGGCAACGCCGACAAAAGCGGAGCTGCCGGAGTTGCCGAAGGTGCAGCCGAAAGCGCAGTCGCGAGTCGAGCCGGCACCGCAGCCGAAGGTAGCCCCGAAAGCGATACCGCCGGCACCGTCTGCCAAACCGACCTCGACGCGATCCGAGGAGCTGCAAGCGGATCCGCCCGCGCCGAAGCGCACCACAGCAGCGCCGACGCCGGCTGCGCCGGCACAGCCTGCGCGCTCGGTCGCCGCTGCGGCCGAACGAGCACCGAGCCCTGTTTCAAGCCGCCCCGCCGCGACGCCCGAGAAGGATGCCTCGGCCTTGGTCGCACGTCTCCAGGGTGCCTATACGGCGATGAACGCCGACGACTTTGCAGCCCTCTTTACAGCGAACGCGCGTGTCAACGAAGGCAGCGGACGGGGGTTGATCCGCTCGAAGTATGCGGATCTGTTCAAACGCATCACCGGGGCGAAGCTGTCGATCAACAACGTGCGCTGGCGCGTGATGCCGGACGGGCGCATCAGCGGATCGGGGGCAATCTCGGTCGGGAACCAAGATCGCGGGGGCGGCAGATGGCAATACCGCACAGGCCGCATCGATTTCGAGCTGGTTCGCGAAGGCCAGGGATATCGGATTGCAAGCATGATCTACCGTTTGAACTGAGGCTTTCGGATTGAAGCTGCCGGATTGGGGAAAGGATGTGAGTATAGGGGTCTATTGGTGGCGAGCGTTGTTGGTGCTCGGAGCGCTCGGGTTGGCGTGGGGCAGCCTGGTGAATGGTCTTGCCGGCTACTATGCCGATCGCGTCGCGACGGGTGAGGGCGCCATGATCGATCACGCGCTCGGGTGGCAGCCCGATCAGTCGGCGACCTTGTTTCTGAAGGCGTTGCGGGTTTTACCCGACGATCCGGACCGAGGTGTTCGTTTGCTGGAGGACGCCTATCGGGCGAACCCTTCCGACCCGCGTCCGCTTATAGCACTTGCCGCTCGGTCGCTCGAAGACGGCGATGTGGAGCGCAGCGAAGCCTTGATCGAGCTTGCGGGACGGCTTGCGCCGGTGGATCCGCGCGTTCAGCTCGCGGCGGCAGCCTATTGGTGGCAACGTGAGCGCTACGACCGGATGCTCACGCACTGGTCGACGACGCTCGAAGCCGACGCATCGCAACGCAAGATCCTGTTTCCGGATTTGCTGAAGATCGCGGAGAGCCTCGAGTATCGGGCGCTCTTGGGGTCGACGGCCGTGTCTCCTCCGTCGTGGTGGACGGACTATTTTCGTTACGTCGCGCGCACTGCAGTGGATACGGATACCGTCCGCTTTCTCTATGCCTTGCGGCGTCAGTCAGCGAGCGAGCCTCCGACGCCGGACGAGCGCGCGGTCTATGTCGAGCGACTCCAGAAGGATGGAGCGATCGCCGAGGCCTACGTCATTTGGCTCAGCGGGCTGAACGACACCGAACGTCGCCAATTGGGTCTGCTCTACGACGGGGGTTTCGAGCTGCCGATCGAGGGGCGTGGATTTGGCTGGCGCCTCGCCTCGAACGCGCACTTTTCCGCCGAGCCGGTGGCCACGCGTGGCTCGAATGGTCGAGCCGCCTTGCGGTTGCGTTTCCGCGCCTTCGAGGGGCCGTTCCGTCATCTGTCTCAGCCGCTGTTTCTGGACGCGGGTCAGTACCGCTTGTCGGGGCGAGTGCGTGTCGACAGCCTTGCGTCTCAGGGTGGCGTGAAGTGGACCGTGCGTTGTCTTTTGCCGGATTCCAAGATCCTCGGCGAGGGGTCGCGCTTTCTCGGCTCTTCGGATTGGCGGGAATTCGATCTGTATTTCGAGGTTCCCGAGACCTGCGTCTATCAACAGCTGACGCTGGTCTCGGGCGGGACCAGGGCGTTCGAGCAAAAGCTCGACGGCACCCTTTGGTTCGACGACCTGAAAGTTGCCCGTGCGGCGACGCTCGATGCAGCGGCGCGTGTCGATGCGCTCATGCGCGATCTTGCCGAACCTGCGCAGTCGTCGGGCAATGGGC contains:
- a CDS encoding O-antigen ligase; this translates as MQYANPASSSHPFYKAIIGLLIVTLVLAPVFRAGNTPLASLMLQWLGIVILVVTLWTPRAVPLSRVEFGILVLLGLVPILYLIPLPGAFVNGLPGRDLYVAGEALLSLDTSSAWKPLSIHPDLTVAAGLSLLIPLAVFVGTRSLDSRGLLLLVKVLLGVALVQAILGLIQFGTVQSGAMLMAVPGGHPDSATGTYANRNHLAGLLAMMLPLALAMLYYNLGHEDSTGGPRSGTWRRRARFLGSTHGNAAILYGAVALLILVGLVFTRSRMGIAMGMLGLILTTLLFARRIGGSNTFGITGTVVAVTLGFGVAIGLAPVLDRFTVTGVVEDARVDLFSATLLRLGELLPVGSGPGTFPSAFLPVQPIQFGGLLANHAHNDYLEWISDAGLIAAVIILVALAFYAHQWTRVYVRGHWSRSRFLQAGAGVGLLVLALHELVDYNLAIPANQAVLAFLAGIFFMPPERLETTTERRSRRRTPDLEPPTPMRAQGVAPQPDQIPNPFQDAR
- a CDS encoding CpsB/CapC family capsule biosynthesis tyrosine phosphatase, whose translation is MIDLHCHILPGIDDGAPDLSVSLEMARIALADGIAMTACTPHIYPGLFENRAEGIRHAIAGLRRALAEADLPLILTEGADIQLVPELIAGLQRGTHPTLHGTRYFLFEPPHHTVPVRFHESIHDSLSSGYVPVITHPERLTWLDDEHYPWFVQAARQGAWIQVTAGALTGRFGRTPKYWGERMLEEGLVHILATDSHDTRHRPPLLAEGRDAAARWVGDAEADRLVNDRPQAIIDNRAPADIPPPPMLDPDHVPHPRHQPKQGWLSRLLGSSRDAPKSTRP
- a CDS encoding polysaccharide biosynthesis/export family protein, which gives rise to MPAVVGLPPPATSSSAATYLIGAGDLIQVDVFKVPDLSTKERVNEAGVIVMPLIGPVVVGGLTPEQAGRVIAAELTKDHLQNPQVNVLVLEYANMNITVGGAVKKPGVFPMKGQTTLLQAISLAEGISEVAKPEEVVVFRSLPGQSVSAYVVDLRKVQRGDLVDPVLAVNDKVMVPESGSAVFVKNMTGALRGFVSLNPLYY
- a CDS encoding polysaccharide biosynthesis tyrosine autokinase, with translation MTSPNQSLAPEGPHQPLQAAQRSRLPSVGVRLPEPPVRDEDVIDLRELWAVLMRRRWLIISVVSLAAILALVATFVMTPIYRSTLLLQIETTGNRVVDYGSVTQEETTGYRANMDFYRTQYELLKSNTLARRVIDQLGLVPMDADEEGPSFFGDMGTMAKAWVSSMSGASATGDALSGVDPEQAQRMNEEIALLEQLTIEPVRDSRLVRIHYDSPGPVEAAEVANAVATNFINLNLERRYDASSFAKRFLEEQLAQARATLEESEKRFVAYAREREIVDTDNRLQITLDNLREMNSQLIKAQGARIEAEAVYFGIVNAGGAGSAAGVLESKLIQSLKERRGTMEADYRDQLQVFKPNYPSMRQLKQQIDELDQQIARETSAIAGGVKAQYEAKSLEEAKLSKRIMELNEEALALQDRSTDFETLRREVTTNRELYDGLLQRVKEVGVAAGIGENNISIVDAARVPIAPFKPSLKLNLAIAIALGGFIGVLAAFLLEALDDTVRGAEDVEGLVGAPVLTLIPKVDARELGLQDEELGLLAFRDPKSSVAESVRSLRTQLLFSTSDGAPDILHFTSAGPGEGKTTTAINTAIAFAQAGNTVLLIDCDLRNPSLQRAFTLPNTNGLTNYLAGSAKPLEISQATMVTRLFAITSGPLPPNPVELLASAKMLDLLSVAAERFDIVIIDGPPVIGLADALILANLAKATIFIVDAQSTHRREIASAVKRLRQANAHLLGAVLAKVGRAGKGYGYGYGYDYMYSYGGRGDQTNLPQQSPA
- a CDS encoding DnaJ domain-containing protein, whose translation is MRHVLLSPEGDYYRHLGLNRDVPQESIRHHYQLLIRMFHPDRVDASTEVGAFYATRINLAYQTLGDPETRSAYDRGLPELAVGFTETDPAWFFRPSLPVLAGKRSGRAPRGQGARGRPRRVGVILVGAVMLGALVLGSGYALIQSNQKPTLRLAASGSGNTSAPLPSYLAPSARMSGSGDRTAVDPLPPIEPTPVDNALSEQDRTGIRAVEDAPVRLAAVTAGVPVSTTAPPTPTTIVAPSATANSVTPEETIDAGRLRVNEIEVGRFESGRVVRALPHEDLAKAREPEALVIPPVSAAASLAGDVPPPKAIEPERPAEPTRLSTAPTRRVDPVPRQPETGSAVVLKSESATPTKAELPELPKVQPKAQSRVEPAPQPKVAPKAIPPAPSAKPTSTRSEELQADPPAPKRTTAAPTPAAPAQPARSVAAAAERAPSPVSSRPAATPEKDASALVARLQGAYTAMNADDFAALFTANARVNEGSGRGLIRSKYADLFKRITGAKLSINNVRWRVMPDGRISGSGAISVGNQDRGGGRWQYRTGRIDFELVREGQGYRIASMIYRLN